A region from the uncultured Bacteroides sp. genome encodes:
- a CDS encoding helix-turn-helix domain-containing protein, which translates to MKKTMEAKEIVVESLIHIEWHIDEAINTQELSQAMNCSSRYLNRIFYKVAGISLSKYIRLRILMEAKRRFSFHQSLPEVAQTLKYEPEELLRSFRKEFGDSLFSLKELSLPYPLGRELIRKIMATGETELKNSPC; encoded by the coding sequence ATGAAGAAAACGATGGAAGCTAAGGAGATTGTGGTAGAATCTCTTATTCATATAGAATGGCACATAGATGAAGCCATTAACACACAAGAATTGTCTCAGGCTATGAATTGTTCATCCCGATACTTAAACCGGATATTTTATAAAGTTGCAGGCATCTCTCTTTCTAAATATATCCGCTTGCGCATATTAATGGAGGCGAAACGACGATTTAGTTTTCATCAGTCGTTGCCGGAGGTTGCACAAACGCTAAAATATGAGCCCGAAGAACTTCTTCGCTCTTTCCGCAAGGAGTTTGGAGATAGTTTATTTTCCTTGAAAGAACTTTCGCTTCCTTATCCTTTAGGGAGAGAATTAATAAGGAAAATAATGGCTACCGGAGAGACAGAACTTAAAAATTCGCCTTGTTAA
- a CDS encoding arsenate reductase ArsC, protein MRILILCTGNSCRSQMAHGFLQSFNKELTVCSAGTAASGKLNEEAVTAMAEAEIDISHYTSDPVDIYLGQEWDYVITVCGGANESCPAFIGKVKHRLHIGFDDPSHAIGTTEFIKSEFIRVRDEIRARFYEFYIQRILPTINEE, encoded by the coding sequence ATGAGAATATTAATATTGTGTACAGGAAATAGTTGTCGTAGCCAAATGGCACACGGGTTTCTACAATCATTTAACAAAGAACTGACTGTTTGTTCGGCCGGTACGGCAGCATCCGGAAAGCTCAATGAAGAGGCAGTGACGGCTATGGCCGAAGCAGAAATAGATATTAGCCACTACACATCTGATCCGGTAGATATATACCTCGGGCAAGAATGGGACTATGTTATTACTGTTTGCGGAGGAGCCAATGAAAGCTGTCCCGCATTCATCGGCAAAGTGAAACATCGCCTCCATATAGGCTTCGATGATCCGTCACATGCCATAGGTACAACTGAATTTATAAAAAGTGAATTTATTCGGGTACGCGACGAGATCAGAGCCCGTTTTTATGAATTTTACATCCAAAGAATACTCCCTACAATAAACGAAGAATAA
- a CDS encoding cob(I)yrinic acid a,c-diamide adenosyltransferase: protein MKKSLVYTKTGDKGTTGLIGGTRVSKTHARLEAYGTVDELNSNLGLLVTYLTEDRDREYLLAIQDKLFAVGSHLATDQDKVTLNEASIITPEDVVLMEREIDAADEMLPALRFFVIPGGGRGAAVCHVCRTVCRRAERRILALTEDYDIDANLLAYVNRLSDYLFVLSRKLNFLEKKGEIFWNNSCK from the coding sequence ATGAAGAAGAGTCTTGTATATACAAAAACCGGTGATAAAGGGACGACGGGCCTCATCGGAGGAACGCGCGTATCGAAAACGCATGCTCGTCTTGAGGCCTATGGCACGGTAGATGAGTTGAACTCTAATCTAGGTTTGTTGGTTACTTACCTTACTGAGGACCGAGATCGAGAGTATCTGTTGGCTATACAAGATAAATTGTTTGCCGTAGGCTCTCATCTGGCTACAGATCAGGATAAAGTGACATTAAACGAAGCGAGTATAATAACTCCGGAAGATGTTGTGCTCATGGAGCGGGAAATTGATGCTGCCGACGAAATGTTACCGGCTTTGCGTTTCTTTGTGATACCCGGTGGGGGGCGTGGAGCAGCGGTTTGCCATGTTTGTCGTACGGTGTGCCGACGGGCCGAAAGACGCATACTGGCTCTTACCGAAGATTACGATATAGATGCTAATTTGTTGGCTTATGTAAACAGACTATCTGATTATCTGTTTGTATTATCGCGAAAACTTAATTTTCTTGAAAAAAAAGGAGAAATATTCTGGAATAATAGTTGCAAGTGA
- a CDS encoding calcineurin-like phosphoesterase family protein, producing MELNLKRKRAFWGSALKLALAMAGVLFVGLGATFASCDGGTSGVNSEDAFKITEVSIPGSLDVTAGGDLTLTAKGFAMGDQVLLASQSDSNLNFTLDVKSVTAESAVFKLPANITTGKYSLVASRGENKLSLGSITLNVVVGTTIPDVAGMTLKGIVSCDGVGMPGVTVSDGYEVTTTNESGIYYLASAKKHGYVFISVPGNYEVTNNENEPQFFKRLAGGSAVEQKDFSLTRVDNTKHVVVAMADLHLANRNDDLSQFSEGFLTDVNALIADVKNTGTKVYGLTLGDMSWDQYWYTNSFALPEYLTWMHKINCTVFNVTGNHDNDPYGAGDWLAEQAYKRVIGPTYYSFNLGNIHYVVLDDIVYINTGGSYGVIGSRNYNGAIVADQIAWLKKDLATITDKSTPIVVAMHIPLHENPTAVTSDGGQVDQVSLDNGNELMACLNGFSKVHILSGHTHINFSVEASDALMEHNTAAVCATWWWTGRSGYAGNQICKDGSPGGYGVWHMDGDNMQWYYKSIGYDKDYQFRSYDLNKIQITAAAYAPNSTDEDLAPYVGTYASLNSRNEVLINVWGYDSKWKIEVTENGKPLTVTRVSGLDPLHIVSYEAKRLNVGAVPTSAFVTCKTAHLFKVTASSATSTLMIKVTDRFGGVHTETMSRPKEFGYLMQ from the coding sequence ATGGAACTGAATTTGAAAAGGAAACGAGCTTTTTGGGGCTCTGCATTGAAGTTGGCTCTTGCTATGGCAGGGGTTTTGTTTGTTGGTTTGGGTGCTACTTTTGCCAGTTGTGACGGTGGAACATCGGGTGTGAACTCAGAAGATGCTTTTAAGATAACAGAGGTATCTATTCCTGGAAGCCTTGATGTTACTGCCGGAGGCGATCTGACCCTTACTGCTAAAGGATTCGCTATGGGAGACCAAGTACTGTTAGCATCGCAGAGCGATAGCAATCTGAATTTTACTCTAGATGTTAAGTCGGTGACGGCAGAATCGGCCGTGTTTAAGTTGCCGGCAAATATTACTACGGGCAAGTATAGTCTCGTCGCTTCGAGAGGGGAAAACAAACTGTCTCTGGGATCGATAACTCTTAATGTAGTGGTTGGGACAACAATTCCCGATGTTGCAGGCATGACACTGAAAGGAATTGTGTCTTGTGATGGAGTAGGGATGCCCGGAGTAACCGTGTCTGATGGATATGAGGTGACTACCACAAACGAGAGCGGAATCTATTATCTGGCTTCGGCTAAAAAGCATGGTTATGTATTTATCTCTGTTCCGGGAAATTACGAGGTAACAAATAATGAAAATGAGCCGCAATTCTTTAAGCGACTGGCGGGAGGTAGTGCTGTAGAACAGAAAGATTTCTCTTTGACAAGGGTAGATAACACGAAGCACGTTGTTGTAGCAATGGCAGATTTGCACCTGGCCAACCGTAATGATGATTTGTCTCAGTTTAGCGAGGGATTCCTGACAGATGTGAATGCACTCATAGCAGATGTGAAAAATACAGGGACAAAGGTATACGGATTAACGTTGGGCGATATGAGTTGGGATCAATATTGGTATACCAACAGTTTTGCACTTCCTGAATACCTTACCTGGATGCATAAAATAAATTGCACGGTATTTAATGTAACCGGTAACCATGATAATGATCCTTATGGTGCGGGAGACTGGTTGGCGGAACAGGCATATAAAAGAGTGATCGGGCCGACTTATTATTCGTTTAATCTGGGTAATATTCATTATGTCGTATTGGATGATATTGTTTATATCAATACCGGAGGCTCTTATGGAGTAATCGGTAGCCGCAATTATAATGGTGCCATAGTAGCCGACCAGATAGCTTGGTTGAAGAAGGACCTGGCAACCATTACTGATAAAAGTACTCCTATTGTTGTGGCTATGCACATCCCGTTGCATGAGAATCCGACAGCTGTTACCAGTGATGGCGGTCAGGTCGATCAGGTTTCATTGGATAATGGTAATGAGTTGATGGCTTGCCTGAATGGCTTTTCTAAAGTGCACATTTTGAGTGGGCATACTCACATTAATTTCTCGGTGGAGGCTTCGGATGCTTTAATGGAACATAACACGGCTGCTGTGTGTGCTACATGGTGGTGGACGGGAAGGAGCGGATATGCAGGAAATCAGATTTGCAAAGATGGTTCCCCCGGAGGCTATGGCGTTTGGCATATGGACGGAGACAACATGCAATGGTATTATAAAAGCATAGGTTACGATAAAGATTATCAGTTCAGATCTTATGACTTAAACAAAATCCAGATTACGGCAGCCGCTTATGCACCTAATTCTACGGATGAAGATTTGGCTCCTTATGTAGGTACCTATGCCAGTTTGAACAGTAGGAATGAAGTCTTAATCAATGTTTGGGGATATGATTCAAAATGGAAAATAGAAGTGACGGAGAATGGCAAACCACTCACTGTGACCAGAGTTTCCGGACTCGATCCGCTTCATATTGTTTCTTACGAGGCAAAGAGACTGAACGTGGGTGCTGTGCCGACCAGTGCTTTTGTTACTTGTAAAACGGCACATTTATTTAAAGTCACAGCTTCGTCTGCCACATCTACACTGATGATCAAAGTAACCGACCGGTTTGGAGGTGTGCATACCGAAACGATGTCCCGGCCAAAAGAGTTTGGCTACCTGATGCAATAA
- a CDS encoding LiaF domain-containing protein encodes MKTCRKNHHRKHTAFFAALLIISGLVFLGFNLGFMPLPFKTVLFSWPMFVLLIGVASLFRYHFWSGSCWFIVGTFFLIPRVLTVYPDFLPLPAEGFVHMYWPVLLILGGIIFLIRLLVPHHCMYHNTRKRFTDKFGFDECCGNETSEKIKAEYTRGYFNKQSVFSSGKYIVLDPVFKGGEVNTVFGDTTLDLRKTNLADGDTVLCINTVLGNVTVYVPVHWTVDIKIDAIIYTFKDMRIDKEQTDTTKRLIIEGGGVLGSGDLRN; translated from the coding sequence ATGAAAACTTGTAGAAAAAATCATCATCGTAAGCATACTGCGTTCTTTGCCGCATTGCTTATTATATCCGGGCTTGTGTTTTTGGGCTTTAATCTTGGCTTTATGCCCCTTCCCTTTAAGACCGTATTATTCTCCTGGCCTATGTTTGTGCTTTTAATTGGCGTTGCGTCTTTATTTAGATACCACTTCTGGTCGGGCTCTTGTTGGTTCATTGTCGGAACTTTTTTTCTGATACCACGTGTCCTTACTGTGTATCCCGACTTTTTGCCTTTGCCGGCAGAAGGATTTGTGCACATGTATTGGCCGGTTTTATTAATCCTTGGTGGAATTATTTTTCTTATTCGCCTGTTGGTTCCGCATCATTGCATGTATCACAATACCAGAAAGCGATTTACCGATAAATTTGGCTTTGATGAATGCTGCGGTAACGAAACGTCTGAGAAAATAAAGGCTGAATATACCCGGGGATACTTTAATAAGCAAAGTGTATTCTCAAGTGGAAAATATATAGTCCTTGATCCTGTATTTAAAGGAGGAGAAGTGAATACTGTGTTTGGAGACACTACGCTTGATTTGCGGAAAACAAACTTGGCCGATGGCGACACCGTGCTCTGTATCAATACGGTTTTAGGTAATGTAACTGTTTACGTGCCGGTTCATTGGACTGTGGATATTAAAATCGATGCGATTATATATACTTTCAAGGATATGCGCATAGATAAAGAACAGACAGATACTACAAAACGCCTGATTATTGAAGGAGGCGGTGTTCTTGGAAGTGGAGATTTAAGAAATTAG
- a CDS encoding DUF2795 domain-containing protein, whose amino-acid sequence MYWTLELASKLEDAPWPATKDELIDYAMRSGAPLEVIENLQEMEDEGEVYESIEDIWPDYPSKEDFFFNEEEY is encoded by the coding sequence ATGTATTGGACATTGGAATTAGCATCAAAATTGGAAGATGCTCCTTGGCCCGCAACCAAGGATGAACTTATCGATTATGCCATGCGCTCGGGTGCTCCTCTTGAGGTAATCGAGAATCTCCAGGAGATGGAAGATGAAGGTGAGGTTTATGAAAGTATAGAAGATATCTGGCCAGATTATCCCAGTAAGGAAGACTTCTTTTTTAATGAAGAAGAGTATTAA
- a CDS encoding SusC/RagA family TonB-linked outer membrane protein, whose amino-acid sequence MSLQLNLRMFFVSLILLLVTLPILAQNKEIRGTVYETDGRTPLVGATVLAKGTANGSITDLNGEYKLKLTGEHLVLEFQSLGFTKQEIPVGRQSVINVVMKESAVQLDGVVVTALGLTREEKSLGYAVTKVNSEALTSSISSNWLNSMSGKVAGLTFDQAGSGPGGSMRVTLRGDQSLNYGSNEALFVVDGIPVSSGTTATVSASNYANADAPVDFGNGASDINPEDIESVTVLKGPAATALYGSRAANGAIVITTKSGRKDKGIGITVNSSVSFEQAGYFPDFQTKYGSGSDMGQNEYCFWPLTSAMASDGVATGQNISRYAFGEKFDPSKLRYQYASKDWETGTFTKTPWAYQDDWYTGIFQTGVTYNNTVTIDGSNGNGTNTRLSITDTRNDWILPNTGYEKQSVSLAFNTEVNKYIKLNAKVNYYHKGSDNMPVSGYDETSVMYALVWGYNSNSINDWKNEYFQHRYNYANWSNVTSENGNSLVFPSSSSYNPYRTLYEEVSTLDKDRMFGNIGLTFSLYKGLTLDVKSGLDMNDEFRTQRKPFYVAGAENGFYREQTIRQYEFNTDFLLKYINNSWVNKHLGFTAALGGNNMTSKYFTNKITLSQLNEEGVYNTENVPAGITPDPYNYRSKKVVNSLYGLTSLSWDDTYFLDITGRNDWSSTLARGNWSFFYPSVCASVLLDKVFNFQQYASWVDFMKFRLSWANVGNDTSPYALDQYYGSTNYSGGYVLPGTIPDPMIKPENVESWETGLEVRLLQNRIAFDVALYTSSTTDQIVSADMDQITGATGMKINAGEIQNKGIEVSARFVPVRNRDFTWSFNVNWSRNWNKLVSLQDGWDPNEPLQTDMGTTIGSRTYIYSYVGKEMNVIYGRGYQRAPEGSFYLDENGKKIDCSGMELVDASTGYPVLDTDPTRKIGKVNPDWRAGMTQSLTYKNITLSADFSAQLGGNCFSVTNFSLSYQGKLKNSLEGRYDGLVHEGVNAVKSSDGTITYTKNNTITSNIQTYYNTYIWNRNNTEANTFDTSFLKLKEVRLDYKLPVEVCLRTGFLQGASIGAYATNIFCLTSFPQYDPETGMLNGSNIYKGIETMAYPMTRTYGMNIKLSF is encoded by the coding sequence ATGAGTTTACAACTTAACTTGAGGATGTTCTTTGTTTCGCTAATTTTATTATTGGTGACGCTGCCCATATTGGCGCAAAACAAAGAAATCAGAGGAACTGTGTATGAAACAGATGGCAGAACGCCTCTGGTAGGTGCTACTGTGTTGGCTAAAGGAACTGCCAATGGCAGCATAACAGACCTGAATGGAGAATATAAACTAAAGTTAACCGGTGAACATCTGGTCTTGGAGTTTCAATCCTTAGGATTCACTAAGCAGGAAATACCTGTAGGCAGGCAGAGTGTCATTAATGTGGTGATGAAGGAATCTGCTGTTCAGTTGGATGGCGTTGTGGTCACTGCACTGGGACTGACGCGTGAAGAAAAATCTCTGGGATATGCAGTCACTAAAGTGAATAGCGAAGCATTGACCAGCAGTATTTCTAGCAATTGGTTAAACTCCATGTCGGGTAAGGTTGCCGGATTAACTTTTGATCAGGCAGGCTCGGGCCCCGGTGGCTCCATGCGTGTTACTTTACGCGGAGATCAATCACTGAACTATGGAAGTAATGAGGCTCTTTTTGTTGTAGATGGCATTCCTGTTTCATCGGGAACTACAGCTACGGTTAGTGCAAGTAACTATGCAAATGCCGACGCGCCGGTAGATTTTGGTAACGGAGCGAGTGATATCAATCCGGAGGATATTGAAAGCGTTACTGTGCTGAAAGGCCCTGCCGCAACTGCCTTATATGGATCAAGAGCTGCGAATGGTGCTATTGTGATTACCACCAAATCGGGCCGTAAGGATAAAGGCATAGGCATAACGGTTAATTCATCGGTTTCATTTGAGCAAGCCGGCTATTTTCCTGACTTTCAAACAAAGTACGGTTCCGGTTCCGATATGGGGCAGAATGAATATTGCTTTTGGCCGTTAACTTCGGCTATGGCATCCGATGGAGTGGCAACCGGACAGAATATCTCACGCTATGCTTTCGGCGAAAAGTTCGACCCAAGCAAACTACGTTACCAATATGCTTCAAAAGATTGGGAAACCGGTACATTTACCAAAACTCCCTGGGCGTATCAGGACGATTGGTATACAGGTATCTTCCAAACAGGTGTAACCTACAATAACACGGTTACTATAGATGGCAGTAATGGGAATGGAACGAATACCCGTTTGTCTATTACCGACACGCGCAATGACTGGATTTTACCTAATACCGGTTATGAAAAGCAATCTGTTTCGCTGGCCTTCAATACGGAGGTAAACAAATACATTAAACTGAATGCCAAAGTAAACTATTACCATAAAGGCAGTGATAATATGCCGGTGAGTGGCTATGACGAAACATCGGTGATGTATGCTTTGGTTTGGGGCTACAATTCGAATAGCATAAACGATTGGAAGAATGAATACTTTCAGCACAGATACAATTATGCAAACTGGTCGAATGTGACCAGTGAAAACGGCAATAGCCTTGTGTTTCCTTCGTCGAGCTCATATAACCCTTATCGCACTCTTTACGAAGAAGTGAGTACTTTGGATAAAGATCGGATGTTCGGTAATATAGGGTTAACCTTTTCTCTTTATAAGGGGCTGACGCTTGATGTGAAGTCAGGATTGGACATGAATGATGAGTTTCGCACGCAGCGTAAACCCTTTTATGTAGCCGGTGCCGAGAATGGATTTTATCGTGAACAAACTATCCGGCAGTATGAGTTTAATACTGATTTTCTCCTTAAATACATTAATAACTCATGGGTAAACAAGCACTTGGGCTTTACTGCTGCATTGGGTGGCAATAACATGACGTCTAAATACTTCACGAATAAGATAACACTTAGCCAACTTAATGAAGAAGGGGTTTATAATACTGAAAACGTGCCTGCGGGTATAACCCCCGATCCCTATAATTATAGGAGTAAAAAAGTAGTGAATAGTCTGTATGGTTTGACTTCACTCAGTTGGGACGATACTTATTTTCTGGATATCACGGGACGTAATGACTGGTCGAGTACGCTTGCCAGAGGCAATTGGTCTTTCTTTTATCCTTCGGTATGTGCCAGTGTGCTCTTAGATAAAGTATTCAATTTTCAGCAATACGCCTCATGGGTAGACTTTATGAAGTTTCGCTTATCGTGGGCCAATGTAGGTAACGATACTTCTCCTTATGCGCTCGATCAATATTATGGTTCTACGAATTACTCCGGTGGTTATGTGTTGCCTGGCACCATACCCGATCCGATGATTAAGCCCGAAAATGTAGAAAGCTGGGAAACAGGATTGGAAGTCAGGCTTTTGCAGAACCGGATAGCGTTTGATGTGGCGTTGTATACTTCTTCTACTACAGATCAGATTGTTTCGGCGGATATGGATCAAATAACAGGTGCTACGGGTATGAAGATCAATGCGGGTGAAATACAAAACAAAGGAATAGAAGTATCGGCACGTTTTGTGCCTGTAAGAAACAGGGATTTCACCTGGTCGTTTAATGTGAATTGGTCGAGAAACTGGAATAAGTTGGTTAGCCTGCAAGACGGATGGGATCCGAATGAACCACTCCAGACTGATATGGGAACAACAATTGGCAGTAGAACATATATCTATTCTTATGTGGGGAAGGAGATGAATGTTATTTACGGGCGCGGATATCAAAGAGCTCCTGAAGGTTCCTTCTATCTGGATGAGAATGGCAAAAAAATAGATTGTTCGGGAATGGAATTGGTTGATGCATCCACCGGATACCCTGTTTTGGATACAGACCCTACAAGAAAAATCGGTAAAGTAAATCCGGATTGGAGAGCGGGTATGACGCAGAGTCTGACTTATAAGAACATTACTCTATCGGCCGATTTCTCGGCCCAACTGGGTGGCAATTGTTTCTCGGTAACAAACTTTAGTCTTTCTTATCAGGGTAAATTAAAGAATTCACTCGAAGGTCGCTATGACGGATTGGTGCATGAAGGGGTAAATGCGGTGAAGAGTTCCGATGGTACAATAACGTATACTAAGAACAACACCATAACCAGTAACATACAGACGTATTACAATACATACATCTGGAATCGGAACAACACGGAAGCTAATACTTTTGACACCTCATTCCTTAAACTAAAGGAAGTGCGCTTGGATTACAAACTGCCTGTTGAGGTTTGCCTGCGTACGGGATTTCTGCAGGGAGCCAGCATTGGTGCATATGCCACCAATATCTTTTGCCTGACAAGCTTTCCGCAATACGACCCTGAGACGGGGATGCTCAATGGCAGCAATATCTACAAAGGTATTGAGACAATGGCTTACCCTATGACACGTACGTATGGAATGAACATTAAACTTTCATTTTAA
- a CDS encoding aldo/keto reductase gives MKYNLLGNTGLLVSELCLGTMTFGGKNGGIWENIGDLQQKEVNELVKAAIAAGINFIDTANIYSFGQSELLLGQSLKDLGLNRDELIIATKVRGRMDDKPNGEGLSRYHIFNSVNDSLKRLQMDHIDILYVHGVDKLTPVEEIMHSLNDIVLSGKVRYIAVCNWPAWMVMQAQGIATLNGWNKFIGLQYFYSVAARDIEREIVPLAQDQNLSIMPWSPLAGGFISGKYTREKAKTGNSRRDVFDFPPINKEKAFDIVDVLKEISNQHHASVAEVALAWVRQQQGVTSTIIGAKNIEQLLDNIKSTTINLTAENLEAINAVSKLAEEYPGWMVNHQNGERM, from the coding sequence ATGAAGTACAATTTATTAGGAAATACCGGCCTCTTGGTATCGGAACTCTGCCTTGGTACAATGACATTCGGAGGAAAGAACGGAGGTATATGGGAAAACATCGGCGATTTACAGCAAAAAGAAGTGAATGAGCTGGTCAAGGCTGCAATAGCCGCCGGCATTAATTTTATAGATACGGCCAATATCTATTCATTTGGCCAGTCCGAGCTATTACTGGGACAATCTTTAAAAGATCTGGGGCTAAACAGAGATGAGCTGATTATTGCCACAAAAGTTCGCGGAAGAATGGACGATAAGCCCAATGGTGAAGGCTTATCCCGATATCACATCTTCAACTCTGTCAATGATAGCCTTAAACGTTTGCAAATGGATCATATTGATATTCTCTATGTTCATGGTGTAGATAAGCTGACACCCGTCGAGGAAATCATGCATTCGCTTAATGATATAGTATTATCAGGAAAAGTTCGCTACATCGCTGTATGCAACTGGCCTGCCTGGATGGTTATGCAAGCTCAGGGTATTGCAACATTAAATGGTTGGAACAAGTTTATCGGCTTACAATATTTTTATTCCGTAGCTGCCAGAGACATAGAACGTGAGATCGTTCCATTAGCACAAGATCAAAATCTGTCCATTATGCCATGGAGCCCATTGGCAGGAGGTTTTATCTCCGGTAAATATACCAGAGAGAAAGCAAAGACGGGCAATTCGCGACGTGACGTATTCGACTTCCCTCCGATAAACAAAGAAAAAGCGTTTGATATTGTAGATGTTTTGAAAGAAATCAGCAACCAACATCACGCTTCCGTTGCAGAAGTAGCTTTAGCATGGGTACGCCAACAACAAGGCGTGACAAGCACTATTATCGGAGCTAAAAACATTGAACAACTTTTGGATAACATAAAATCAACCACAATAAATTTGACTGCTGAAAACCTAGAAGCAATTAATGCTGTAAGCAAATTAGCCGAAGAATACCCCGGATGGATGGTTAATCATCAAAATGGAGAAAGGATGTAG
- a CDS encoding LytTR family DNA-binding domain-containing protein, producing MNMVYSYYTIKKEIAYVTLWIVLTFCSWGVMTPLAVVSASTLLLDCSCFSALIFLTGWCWTMIAERGGIGIIIAPRTILNYVTLGIFILAVWAGLHLLCIYLLLSRENFALVIALFPLHLFIGGLIIMSYVIYDFLLSRKEDEAELPLVDEVEEIQPVEEEILERVAVKSGQKIQVIFVADICYLQADGDYVILFTENAKYLKEQTMKYFMAHLPKNQFVRIHRSCIVNIEKVLRIELYKKQQQMITLKNGHQIKASTAGYKALKDILKL from the coding sequence ATGAATATGGTTTATTCATACTACACGATAAAGAAAGAAATTGCTTACGTTACGCTGTGGATTGTTTTGACCTTTTGCAGTTGGGGGGTAATGACACCTCTGGCTGTTGTTTCTGCCAGCACCTTGTTACTTGATTGTTCCTGCTTTTCGGCTCTGATTTTTTTAACCGGATGGTGTTGGACAATGATTGCGGAAAGGGGAGGCATTGGCATTATCATAGCGCCGCGAACAATTTTAAATTACGTTACATTGGGCATATTCATTCTTGCCGTATGGGCAGGTTTGCACTTACTATGCATTTATCTGCTTCTGTCTCGGGAAAACTTTGCTTTGGTGATTGCCCTTTTTCCGTTACATTTATTCATTGGCGGATTAATTATTATGTCTTATGTGATCTATGACTTTTTGCTATCACGTAAAGAAGATGAAGCTGAGTTGCCGTTGGTTGATGAAGTGGAAGAGATACAGCCGGTAGAGGAAGAAATTCTGGAGCGTGTGGCGGTAAAATCGGGGCAAAAGATTCAAGTGATTTTTGTGGCAGACATTTGTTATTTGCAGGCTGATGGTGATTACGTAATCCTTTTTACTGAGAATGCAAAGTACCTGAAAGAGCAAACCATGAAATACTTTATGGCTCATTTGCCCAAGAATCAATTTGTAAGGATACACAGATCTTGCATTGTTAATATAGAAAAGGTGCTGCGCATCGAGCTCTATAAAAAGCAACAGCAGATGATAACTCTTAAGAATGGACATCAGATTAAAGCTAGTACAGCCGGATATAAGGCATTGAAAGATATTTTGAAATTATAA
- a CDS encoding thioredoxin family protein, translating to MEIKVLGTGCANCKALYETVKQTIADLNIEAELVKEEDLAKIMEYNVMQLPALVVDGKVVLAGKKLSLPEAKKILSK from the coding sequence ATGGAAATTAAAGTATTAGGAACAGGATGTGCAAACTGCAAGGCTTTGTACGAAACAGTGAAACAAACAATAGCAGACCTCAACATAGAGGCAGAGTTAGTGAAAGAAGAGGATTTAGCGAAGATTATGGAATACAACGTAATGCAACTCCCGGCACTCGTAGTAGATGGCAAAGTGGTATTGGCAGGCAAAAAGCTTTCATTGCCGGAAGCAAAAAAAATATTGAGCAAATAG
- a CDS encoding metalloregulator ArsR/SmtB family transcription factor, which yields MEENKKEYTLKQEEIARFGKALGHPARIAILHFLASQECCYFGDIHDELPIAKATVSQHLKELKEAGLIQGEIEPPKVKYCINPENWALAQELFASFFKECSNIKEKCCK from the coding sequence ATGGAAGAAAATAAAAAAGAGTATACACTAAAGCAGGAAGAGATAGCACGATTCGGTAAAGCATTGGGACATCCGGCACGAATAGCAATCCTGCACTTTCTTGCGTCTCAAGAATGTTGCTACTTTGGCGACATACACGACGAGTTACCCATAGCAAAAGCCACCGTATCTCAACATCTAAAAGAACTTAAAGAAGCAGGTTTAATTCAGGGAGAGATAGAACCCCCTAAAGTAAAATACTGTATCAACCCTGAAAACTGGGCATTGGCACAAGAACTCTTTGCCAGCTTCTTTAAAGAATGCAGCAACATAAAAGAAAAATGCTGCAAATAA